One window of the Triticum dicoccoides isolate Atlit2015 ecotype Zavitan chromosome 3B, WEW_v2.0, whole genome shotgun sequence genome contains the following:
- the LOC119275737 gene encoding uncharacterized protein LOC119275737 encodes MPSAMAACPRKRRHSMVVTSDHVMVVPYNSPWASSLHADLLLLVAWRLLDGDLMDYVRLRAVCKNWRYATICPRGRGITDSRFHPRRWMMLPEGHGLHPGHYKLGGFVRFLNLDTGTLVRVKLPLFKNHCILDSVNGLLLLQRDEDSAILLLNPFTSDITELPPLSTLLTQVVKQSEITVGLCYCYLLKHGMSTAVFCNNDGTTTVMIILHHLSQLAYATSQDKQWIMASWDLPLNMKALSCQGKLYLVQYPASHGSQVLQIDPPLQVGSPPPRPKLIATCPTNKLVYGYHLVECDSNILLVCHTDDSRSPILIYNLENITAGRFTPVRSIGKHALFLGERSLSVSSKALPTIMAETVVYKEPREHRFVQYHLGTGNWSEPVDECGIYGYSPGPHSLIQHIITCCIRRAWNKGLIYSEAEAYKPGWLTWKVKRKFRHWS; translated from the exons ATGCCTTCTGCCATGGCTGCGTGCCCAAGGAAACGCCGCCACTCTATGGTGGTTACGTCAGATCATGTCATGGTGGTACCCTACAACTCTCCATGGGCGTCATCACTGCATGCCGATTTGCTTCTGCTGGTAGCTTGGCGCCTTCTGGATGGTGACTTGATGGACTATGTTCGCCTTCGAGCTGTGTGCAAAAATTGGCGGTACGCCACTATTTGCCCACGCGGTCGTGGCATCACCGATTCTCGTTTCCACCCGCGCCGTTGGATGATGTTGCCCGAGGGTCACGGTCTCCACCCTGGCCACTACAAGCTCGGGGGGTTTGTTCGCTTTCTCAACCTTGACACGGGGACATTGGTCCGTGTCAAGCTCCCGTTGTTCAAGAACCACTGCATTCTTGACTCAGtcaacggcctcctcctcctccagaggGACGAGGACTCTGCCATTCTCCTCCTCAACCCTTTCACTAGTGACATCACTGAGCTCCCACCACTCTCCACCCTCCTCACGCAAGTGGTGAAACAGTCTGAGATCACAGTTGGCCTATGCTACTGCTATCTCCTCAAACATGGCATGTCTACTGCTGTCTTCTGCAACAATGACGGTACCACCACCGTCATGATTATCTTGCATCATTTATCACAGTTGGCCTATGCTACCTCCCAAGACAAGCAATGGATCATGGCGAGCTGGGATCTTCCGTTAAACATGAAAGCTTTGTCATGTCAAGGCAAGTTATACTTGGTGCAGTATCCTGCATCTCATGGTTCACAGGTTCTTCAGATTGACCCACCCTTGCAGGTTGGTTCGCCGCCACCACGGCCAAAGTTAATTGCCACATGCCCAACAAATAAACTTGTCTATGGTTATCATCTGGTAGAATGTGACTCGAACATCCTTCTTGTTTGCCATACCGATGATTCTCGATCACCCATTTTGATTTACAACCTTGAGAATATTACTGCGGGAAGGTTTACCCCGGTAAGAAGCATTGGAAAGCATGCCCTCTTCCTCGGAGAAAGGAGTCTGAGTGTCTCCTCTAAGGCATTGCCTACTATCATGGCTGAAACTGTCGTCTACAAAGAACCAAGGGAGCATCGCTTTGTGCAATACCACCTCGGTACTGGCAATTGGTCTGAACCAGTTGACGAATGTGGCATCTATGGATATAGCCCCGGTCCTCATAGCCTCATCCAACATATCATTACTTGTTGCATTCGTCGTGCTTG GAACAAAGGGTTGATATATTCTGAAGCGGAAGCGTATAAGCCTGGATGGCTCACCTGGAAGGTTAAGAGAAAGTTTCGCCATTGG TCTTAA